Proteins encoded together in one Porites lutea chromosome 2, jaPorLute2.1, whole genome shotgun sequence window:
- the LOC140928872 gene encoding bone morphogenetic protein 2-B-like: MKLCLSFLLFSSQAFMACSITIRDERKVTTKEGISFEGNKTETPSFLSTFYEELVEENEAHGMAYFLESFQAQWNQETDEFLLPPHVKAQVGTIRKAEIFLSTHELGANKKLTVSIHETRTGVKMSFPQLSSHQSGWLSLVVTKIVKRWIVRKDAPLRFKVFVKTSGGFATAITDDVEIPKVWLVVYSEAQQGQAFPYLAFNLKTSGSSGSRMRRDNAPSKMAASENPCRKEDMVIESFEFGKIAKVIYPRSFNAYQCSGNCSSNTGKARFINHSILKAFVTQKNGIKGKDGSCCIPSKLKPITLILVTDKNGYLIKTIRDIVVEECACY, from the exons ATGAAGCTTTGCCTGTCGTTTTTACTTTTCTCCTCTCAAGCCTTCATGGCTTGCTCAATAACAATCAGAGACGAACGGAAGGTGACCACAAAGGAGGGCATATCCTTTGAAGGGAACAAGACTGAGACACCATCCTTCCTTTCGACATTCTACGAAGAACTAGTAGAAGAAAATGAGGCTCATGGAATGGCGTATTTTCTGGAGAGTTTCCAAGCACAAT GGAATCAAGAAACAGACGAGTTTTTGCTGCCGCCACATGTCAAAGCACAAGTAGGAACTATTCGCAAAGCGGAGATTTTCCTCTCAACCCACGAGTTAGGAGCCAACAAGAAGCTGACGGTGTCCATCCACGAAACACGAACAGGTGTGAAAATGTCTTTCCCACAACTGTCTTCGCATCAGTCAGGCTGGTTGTCTCTTGTTGTGACCAAGATTGTTAAACGGTGGATCGTCCGTAAAGATGCACCGTTGAGGTTCAAGGTTTTTGTCAAAACAAGTGGTGGATTTGCAACCGCAATCACAGATGATGTGGAAATTCCCAAGGTTTGGCTGGTTGTCTACAGCGAAGCCCAGCAGGGACAAGCCTTTCCTTATTTGGCTTTCAATCTGAAGACTAGTGGATCCTCTGGTAGTAGAATGAGACGCGACAATGCACCCTCAAAGATGGCCGCCAGCGAGAATCCCTGCAGAAAGGAAGACATGGTCATAGAATCATTCGAATTCGGTAAAATAGCGAAGGTCATTTATCCCAGATCCTTTAACGCATACCAGTGTTCCGGAAACTGCTCCAGCAACACTGGAAAGGCAAGATTCATCAACCACTCTATCCTAAAGGCGTTCGTGACGCAGAAAAACGGGATCAAAGGCAAAGATGGGTCGTGCTGCATTCCCTCCAAGCTGAAGCCGATAACCTTGATTCTGGTCACTGACAAAAACGGCTACCTGATAAAAACTATTAGGGATATCGTTGTGGAGGAGTGCGCATGTTATTAA